A genomic region of Trifolium pratense cultivar HEN17-A07 linkage group LG3, ARS_RC_1.1, whole genome shotgun sequence contains the following coding sequences:
- the LOC123914380 gene encoding ankyrin repeat-containing protein At2g01680-like, translated as MESKGLRFMTHQSIFTMVGSGNLDGLKKLLEKLKNEDDDNSNNGSSSSSSPISVSDVMSLQNDHGETPLYIAANHNLKEVFTFLLKLCDFEILKIRSKSDMNAFHVAAKRGHLEIVKEILSAFPEVCKLCDSSNTSPLYSAAVQDHLDVVSAILDVDVSSMFIVRKNGKTALHNAVRYGVLRIVKALISRDRGIVCIKDKKGQTALHMAVKGQSTSVVEEILQADPTILNERDKKGNTALHMATRKGRSQIVSLLLSYSAVDVNAINKQQETALDLADKLPYGSSALEIQEALSEYGAKYARHVGKVDEAMELKRTVSDIKHEVQSQLIQNEKTRRRVSGIAKELKKLHREAVQNTINSVTVVAVLFASIAFLAIFNLPGQYITEGPQAGKSNIADHVGFQIFCLLNSTSLFISLAVVVVQITLVAWDTRAQRQIVSVVNKLMWAACACTCGAFLAIAFEVVGKKKWMAITITGLGIPILVGTLASMCYFVFRQHFGIFQSDSQRRIKRASGSKSFSWSYSANISDLDEYNSDIEKIYAL; from the exons atggAGTCAAAGGGTCTTCGTTTCATGACCCACCAATCAATTTTCACCATGGTTGGATCTGGGAACCTTGATGGGTTAAAGAAACTGTTAGAGAAGCTGAAAAACGAAGATGATGATAATAGTAATAATgggtcatcatcatcatcatcacctaTCTCTGTTTCTGATGTTATGTCTCTTCAAAACGATCATGGTGAAACACCACTTTACATAGCTGCAAACCATAATCTGAAGGAAGTTTTCACCTTTTTGCTCAAATTGTGTGATTTTGAGATTCTCAAGATTCGTTCCAAGTCTGATATGAACGCTTTTCATGTTGCAGCTAAGCGTGGCCATTTGG AAATTGTGAAGGAGATTTTGAGTGCCTTTCCCGAGGTTTGTAAGTTGTGTGACTCGTCAAACACCAGCCCTTTATATTCTGCTGCAGTTCAAGACCACTTGGATGTAGTAAGTGCTATTTTGGATGTTGATGTCAGCTCTATGTTTATAGTTAGGAAAAATGGAAAAACTGCACTACACAATGCTGTTAGGTATGGCGTCCTTCGTATTGTGAAAGCACTTATCTCCCGTGATCGAGGAATAGTCTGTATCAAAGATAAAAAAGGTCAAACTGCACTTCATATGGCTGTTAAAGGACAGAGTACATCAGTGGTGGAGGAGATATTACAAGCTGATCCTACAATATTGAATGAACGAGATAAGAAGGGTAATACCGCTCTTCACATGGCTACGAGGAAAGGCCGGTCACAG ATAGTGAGCCTTTTGCTAAGCTACTCAGCTGTGGATGTTAATGCCATCAATAAGCAACAAGAAACAGCCTTGGATTTGGCCGATAAACTTCCATACGGATCTTCAGCTTTAGAAATCCAAGAAGCACTTTCAGAATATGGTGCTAAATATGCAAGACATGTTGGCAAAGTAGATGAAGCCATGGAACTTAAAAGAACTGTGAGTGATATAAAGCATGAGGTGCAGTCACAACTcatacaaaatgaaaaaactcgCCGACGAGTTTCTGGTATAGCTAAGGAATTGAAGAAACTTCATAGAGAAGCAGTTCAAAACACCATTAACTCTGTCACAGTTGTTGCTGTCCTTTTTGCCTCGATAGCATTCTTGGCTATATTCAATTTACCGGGTCAATATATTACGGAAGGACCACAGGCAGGAAAATCTAACATAGCTGATCATGTTGGATTCCAAATTTTCTGTCTCTTGAATTCGACGTCTCTTTTCATTTCCCTCGCAGTTGTTGTTGTTCAAATCACTTTGGTTGCTTGGGACACAAGGGCTCAAAGACAGATTGTGTCGGTCGTTAACAAGTTAATGTGGGCTGCTTGTGCTTGCACATGCGGTGCTTTTCTTGCAATAGCTTTCGAGGTTGTTGGAAAGAAAAAATGGATGGCTATTACCATAACTGGTTTGGGCATACCAATTCTAGTTGGGACTCTAGCAAGTATGTGTTACTTTGTTTTTCGACAACATTTTGGCATTTTCCAAAGTGATTCCCAGAGACGAATCAAGAGAGCGAGTGGAAGCAAATCTTTCTCGTGGTCTTACTCTGCAAATATATCAGATTTGGACGAATACAACTCGGACATTGAGAAGATCTATGCTCTGTAA